A genomic region of Methylobacterium durans contains the following coding sequences:
- a CDS encoding HlyD family type I secretion periplasmic adaptor subunit, whose translation MPEQAALLGLTSWRRYAIAGYALIFATFGILGIWAAVTRLDRAVISPGVITAEGSRKVVQHFEGGMVQEVLVRDGQSVREGDVLLRIDPLQSRASADLFRSQLDAAQILEARLRAEQDEDADLDLPPDLGARRDDPGIARLIRDQTEQLAERRRSLRSQFDLIEARITQLKTEMSGLAVEKTSVQEQVGFINQELGGLRALRDKNLIPLSRLLVMERERTRLEGVIGRSVAETAKAQNAIGEAGMQITQLKQKQQETVTAQLLETRQKISELREKLLVAQDVLRRHEVRASHGGVVQGLKVYTIGQVIRSGEPLMEIVPTSDRLVISVQFSPNDLEMIHPGMRAEVKFPTFQTRRTPAMFGTLKTVSRDRLIDDATRQPYFSGIVEIDEQQVPDAVRRRLLAGLPAEIVVSAGERTAFDYMVAPFFDAMGRAFHER comes from the coding sequence ATGCCCGAGCAGGCGGCCCTTCTCGGCCTGACGAGCTGGCGGCGCTACGCGATCGCGGGCTACGCGTTGATCTTCGCGACCTTTGGAATCCTTGGCATCTGGGCGGCCGTCACCCGCCTCGACCGGGCGGTGATCAGCCCGGGCGTGATCACCGCGGAGGGCAGCCGAAAGGTCGTCCAGCATTTCGAGGGCGGCATGGTCCAGGAGGTGCTGGTACGGGACGGCCAAAGCGTGCGCGAAGGCGACGTCCTGCTGCGCATCGATCCGCTCCAGTCCCGTGCCAGCGCCGATCTGTTCCGGAGCCAGCTCGACGCGGCCCAGATCCTCGAAGCCCGCCTGCGGGCCGAGCAGGACGAGGACGCCGACCTCGACCTGCCGCCCGACCTCGGCGCGCGGCGCGACGATCCGGGCATCGCGCGCCTGATCCGGGACCAGACGGAGCAGCTTGCGGAGCGGCGGCGCTCGCTCCGCTCGCAGTTCGACCTGATCGAGGCGCGCATTACGCAACTGAAGACCGAGATGTCGGGCCTCGCGGTCGAGAAGACCTCCGTGCAGGAACAGGTGGGCTTCATCAATCAGGAGCTCGGAGGCCTGCGGGCCCTGCGCGACAAGAACCTCATCCCACTCTCGCGGCTGCTCGTCATGGAGCGCGAGCGCACGCGCCTCGAAGGCGTGATCGGTCGCTCGGTGGCGGAGACCGCAAAGGCGCAGAACGCCATCGGCGAGGCGGGAATGCAGATCACCCAGCTGAAACAGAAGCAGCAGGAGACCGTCACGGCGCAACTTCTGGAGACGCGTCAGAAGATCTCGGAGCTGCGCGAGAAGCTCCTCGTCGCGCAGGACGTCCTGAGGCGGCACGAGGTCCGCGCCTCGCATGGCGGCGTCGTCCAGGGACTGAAGGTCTACACGATCGGGCAGGTGATCCGCTCCGGTGAGCCCCTGATGGAGATCGTGCCGACCAGTGACCGGCTCGTCATCAGCGTCCAGTTCTCGCCGAACGACCTGGAGATGATCCATCCTGGCATGCGGGCCGAGGTGAAGTTTCCGACCTTCCAGACCCGCCGAACGCCCGCGATGTTCGGCACGCTCAAGACGGTCTCGCGCGACCGCCTGATCGACGACGCCACGCGGCAACCCTACTTTTCCGGCATCGTCGAAATCGACGAGCAGCAGGTCCCGGACGCGGTCAGGCGGCGGCTGCTGGCCGGCCTGCCAGCAGAGATCGTGGTCTCGGCCGGCGAGCGCACGGCGTTCGACTACATGGTCGCCCCCTTCTTCGACGCAATGGGACGCGCCTTCCATGAACGCTAG
- a CDS encoding type I secretion system permease/ATPase: MGSPATSSVLKTGLRSMRPMLVTAFVFSFFINILLFVSPLYMLQIYDRVLSSRNETTLFGITLIAAFALAVYAALELLRARILVRAGMVFDQKIAGPIFDAVHRGSLRRPGAGHESALRDVDTLREFLTGSGLLAFCDVPWTPIFLLACFILHPWFGWMALVGGAVILGLTLVNEIATRRALEAANYASGAAGQQARATFRNGEVLQAMGMLASLRELWRARHDEVLLLQALASDRAGIVVAATRFVRMFLQTMVLGVGAYLAIHREISAGSMIAASIIIGRALAPIELLVANWKGFTAARAGYRRLTELVSLAGPEPHRVVLPRPQGRIEAEALCVAAPGSTIPILRDVSFQIEPGSVVGVIGPSAAGKSTLVRALTGVWPLLSGAVRIDGSELGHWDPQALGRHIGYLPQDVELFDGTVAQNIARFAVDDEASIIAVAQKAGCHALIQSLPDGYNTRIGPGGHGLSGGQRQRIALARALYGHPSLVVLDEPNASLDQAGETALMQAVVAVKEEGTTIVIVTHKLSILTGADQVLMMNGGTLQSYGAADQILAQIVGPRPVPSLVPVASADGHRAAAG; this comes from the coding sequence ATGGGCAGTCCTGCCACCTCATCCGTGCTGAAAACCGGCCTGCGCTCGATGCGGCCGATGCTTGTGACGGCATTCGTTTTCAGCTTCTTCATCAACATACTGCTCTTCGTCAGCCCTCTGTACATGCTGCAGATCTACGATCGCGTTCTGTCCAGCCGCAACGAGACCACGCTTTTCGGGATCACGCTCATCGCGGCATTCGCGCTCGCCGTCTACGCGGCGCTCGAGCTGCTGCGCGCGCGCATCCTGGTCCGCGCCGGCATGGTCTTCGATCAGAAGATCGCGGGGCCGATCTTCGACGCGGTGCATCGCGGCAGCCTGCGCAGGCCCGGCGCAGGGCACGAGTCGGCGCTGCGCGACGTGGACACCCTGCGGGAGTTCCTCACCGGCAGCGGGCTCCTGGCCTTCTGCGACGTGCCCTGGACGCCGATCTTCCTGCTGGCCTGCTTCATCCTGCATCCCTGGTTCGGATGGATGGCGCTGGTCGGCGGCGCCGTGATCCTCGGCCTGACGCTCGTGAACGAGATCGCGACCCGCCGCGCGCTCGAAGCGGCGAATTACGCCTCGGGCGCCGCCGGGCAGCAGGCTAGGGCGACCTTCCGGAACGGCGAGGTCCTCCAGGCGATGGGGATGCTCGCGTCCTTGCGCGAACTCTGGCGGGCCCGCCACGACGAGGTCCTGCTGCTCCAGGCCCTGGCCAGCGACCGGGCCGGCATCGTCGTCGCGGCGACGCGCTTCGTCCGCATGTTCCTGCAGACCATGGTTCTCGGGGTCGGTGCCTATCTCGCCATCCACCGGGAGATCTCGGCGGGATCGATGATCGCCGCCTCGATCATCATCGGGCGCGCGCTGGCGCCGATCGAGCTCCTCGTCGCCAACTGGAAGGGCTTCACGGCCGCCCGCGCCGGCTATCGCCGCCTGACGGAGCTGGTCTCCCTCGCCGGCCCGGAGCCGCACCGCGTGGTCCTGCCGCGGCCGCAAGGGAGGATCGAGGCCGAGGCTTTGTGCGTGGCCGCCCCCGGCTCGACGATCCCGATCCTCCGCGACGTCAGTTTCCAGATCGAGCCCGGCAGCGTCGTCGGGGTGATCGGGCCGAGCGCGGCGGGCAAGTCGACCCTGGTCAGGGCGCTCACCGGCGTCTGGCCGCTTCTCTCGGGTGCGGTGCGGATCGACGGGTCGGAACTCGGGCACTGGGACCCCCAGGCGCTCGGCCGCCATATCGGCTACCTGCCGCAGGATGTGGAGCTTTTCGACGGGACGGTGGCCCAGAACATCGCGCGCTTTGCCGTCGATGACGAGGCGTCGATCATCGCGGTGGCGCAGAAGGCCGGCTGCCATGCCCTAATCCAGAGCCTGCCGGACGGGTACAACACGCGGATCGGGCCCGGCGGGCATGGCCTGTCCGGCGGCCAGCGCCAGCGCATTGCGCTGGCCCGGGCGCTCTACGGCCATCCGAGCCTCGTCGTGCTCGACGAGCCCAATGCGAGCCTCGATCAGGCGGGCGAGACGGCCCTGATGCAGGCGGTGGTCGCGGTGAAGGAGGAGGGGACGACAATCGTCATCGTCACCCACAAGCTCAGCATCCTGACGGGGGCCGACCAGGTTCTGATGATGAACGGAGGCACGCTGCAATCCTACGGAGCGGCGGACCAGATCCTCGCGCAGATCGTTGGTCCGCGGCCGGTCCCGTCCCTCGTGCCGGTGGCGAGCGCCGACGGGCACCGGGCAGCGGCGGGCTGA
- a CDS encoding helix-turn-helix domain-containing protein, producing MYAHHQRLDSEEVQGLRREGGRFLKELRETRGLSQRQLATLVGAEYYTFISQLETGRGRIPPDRYRAWADALGIDARHFVQSLMRFYDPLTYEILFGAEASAPR from the coding sequence GTGTATGCTCATCATCAGCGCCTGGACTCGGAGGAAGTTCAGGGACTGCGTCGGGAAGGCGGGCGGTTCCTGAAGGAATTGCGCGAGACGCGCGGCCTCTCACAGCGGCAACTCGCGACGCTGGTCGGCGCCGAATATTATACGTTCATCTCGCAGTTGGAGACGGGTCGCGGCCGCATCCCGCCCGATCGCTATCGCGCCTGGGCCGATGCACTCGGCATCGACGCCCGTCATTTCGTCCAGAGCCTGATGCGGTTCTACGATCCGCTGACCTACGAGATCCTGTTCGGCGCGGAGGCGAGCGCCCCGCGCTGA
- a CDS encoding class I SAM-dependent methyltransferase produces MAQTTAPLSQPTTAGASGQEPDLGAVKARQQATWSTGDYAVIGTTLQIVGERLCEAVDLRAGERVLDVAAGNGNASLAAARRWAEVTATDYVGALLDRARERAAADRLTIAFQEADAEALPFEAASFDVVLSTFGVMFTPDQDRAASELLRVCRTGGRIGLANWTPDGFIGQIFKAIGKHVPPPAGVRSPALWGTQARLQELFAGHDLSITPQVFNFRYRSAHHWLDVFEAYYGPAHRAFAALPADGQGALRDDIMDVLARMNRGGSDTLIVPSDYVEVVVTKR; encoded by the coding sequence ATGGCACAAACGACGGCTCCACTTTCGCAACCCACGACCGCAGGCGCGTCCGGCCAGGAGCCGGATCTCGGAGCCGTCAAGGCACGTCAGCAGGCGACGTGGTCGACGGGCGATTACGCCGTCATCGGGACGACGCTTCAGATCGTCGGCGAACGCCTCTGCGAGGCGGTCGACCTCCGGGCCGGCGAGCGGGTGCTCGACGTGGCAGCCGGAAACGGCAACGCGTCGCTTGCTGCCGCGCGCCGCTGGGCCGAGGTGACGGCGACGGATTACGTCGGCGCGCTGCTCGACCGGGCGCGGGAACGTGCCGCCGCAGACCGTCTCACGATCGCGTTTCAGGAAGCCGATGCGGAGGCGCTGCCATTCGAGGCGGCGAGCTTCGATGTCGTGCTGTCCACCTTCGGCGTGATGTTCACGCCCGATCAGGACAGGGCTGCGAGCGAGCTGCTGCGGGTGTGCCGCACGGGCGGACGCATCGGCTTGGCGAACTGGACGCCCGACGGCTTTATCGGCCAGATCTTCAAGGCGATCGGCAAGCACGTGCCGCCCCCGGCAGGCGTACGCTCTCCCGCTCTGTGGGGCACCCAGGCACGGCTCCAGGAATTGTTCGCCGGCCATGACCTGAGCATCACGCCGCAGGTCTTCAACTTCCGCTACCGATCGGCCCATCACTGGCTCGACGTGTTCGAAGCCTATTACGGGCCTGCGCATCGCGCCTTCGCGGCACTCCCGGCCGATGGCCAGGGCGCATTGCGAGACGACATCATGGATGTTCTCGCCCGGATGAACCGGGGCGGCAGCGACACCCTGATCGTACCGAGCGACTACGTCGAGGTGGTCGTCACGAAGCGTTAA
- a CDS encoding HlyD family type I secretion periplasmic adaptor subunit has translation MTDQDPVRATRRSLRRHIFGVLAVLALATGVGAWTALTELSGAIIATGSLVVETNIKKVQHPTGGVVAELRVEEGARVNAGDLLIRLDATTTRATYDSVSKSLWELAARTARLEAERDGLEQIGFPAELRAAGTGVARIVEGESKLFRLRRDALLGQKAQLRERVGQLRDEIRGLSEQGEAKEQETAIIQREHEGVQDLWKKNLIQLSRVTSLERDIARLKGERGVLVANVAQTKGRISETELQIIQLEQNLRSDVAKELAEIRAKAATLTEQKITAFDQLQRIEIRSPQAGYVHELAVHTRGGVITPGEPIMLIVPTADSLVVEVRVAPQDIDRVRLGQAASLRFPSFDQRTTPELGGTVTRVAADVSEDKRTGTYYYLVRLGVSKQELARLDGAKLMPGMPVEAFIRTADRTVLSYLTKPLTDQTRRAFREK, from the coding sequence ATGACGGATCAGGATCCCGTCCGCGCGACCCGCCGCTCCCTGCGGCGCCACATCTTCGGCGTGCTCGCCGTCCTCGCGCTTGCCACGGGCGTCGGGGCCTGGACCGCCCTGACGGAGCTGTCGGGGGCGATCATCGCCACGGGCTCGCTCGTCGTCGAGACCAACATCAAGAAGGTGCAGCACCCGACGGGTGGCGTCGTCGCCGAGCTGCGCGTCGAGGAGGGCGCGCGGGTCAACGCGGGCGATCTGCTGATCCGCCTCGACGCGACGACGACCAGGGCCACCTACGACAGCGTCAGCAAGAGCCTCTGGGAACTCGCCGCCCGCACGGCCCGTCTCGAAGCCGAGCGCGACGGCCTCGAACAGATCGGGTTTCCGGCCGAGCTGCGCGCGGCCGGCACCGGTGTCGCCCGCATCGTCGAGGGCGAGAGCAAGCTCTTTCGGCTCCGTCGCGACGCGCTGCTCGGGCAGAAGGCGCAGCTGCGTGAGCGCGTGGGTCAGTTGAGGGACGAGATCCGCGGCCTGTCCGAGCAGGGCGAGGCCAAGGAGCAGGAGACCGCGATCATCCAGCGCGAGCACGAGGGGGTCCAGGATCTCTGGAAGAAGAACCTCATCCAGCTGAGCCGGGTCACGAGCTTGGAGCGCGACATCGCGCGGCTCAAGGGCGAGCGGGGCGTGTTGGTTGCAAACGTCGCGCAGACGAAGGGCAGGATCTCCGAGACGGAGCTGCAGATCATTCAGCTGGAGCAGAACCTGCGCAGCGACGTGGCGAAGGAACTGGCCGAGATCCGGGCCAAAGCAGCGACCCTCACCGAGCAGAAGATAACGGCCTTCGATCAGCTTCAGCGCATCGAGATCCGCTCGCCCCAGGCCGGCTACGTGCACGAGCTCGCCGTCCACACGCGCGGCGGCGTGATCACGCCGGGCGAGCCGATCATGCTGATCGTTCCCACGGCCGATTCGCTCGTCGTGGAGGTGCGAGTCGCGCCGCAGGACATCGACCGGGTGCGGCTCGGGCAGGCGGCGAGCCTGCGCTTCCCGAGCTTCGACCAGCGCACGACGCCCGAGCTCGGCGGCACGGTCACGCGGGTCGCGGCCGATGTCAGCGAGGACAAGCGCACGGGCACGTATTACTACCTCGTGCGCCTCGGCGTATCGAAGCAGGAACTCGCCCGCCTCGACGGTGCGAAGCTCATGCCCGGCATGCCCGTCGAAGCCTTCATCAGGACGGCGGACCGGACGGTGCTCTCCTACCTCACCAAGCCCCTGACCGATCAGACGCGTCGAGCCTTCCGCGAGAAGTGA
- a CDS encoding type I secretion system permease/ATPase: MIDDRSLRRRGRHEFWGAVRAGRGALVTAIVASGVINLLMLTAPLFMLQVYDRVLPSRSIPTLLGLAGIAGMLFLIQSLLEVLRARILARFGRLVDERLGERLFRTLVARSAEPPRTDEGPQALRDLDTVRGFLGSMAFTAVFDLPWVPLYIAICFLFHPWIGITIAAGAAILAALTLLTDWASAEPTHASVKATAERRAFTDMVHRAAPMLTALGMRSRMVALWQDRARRNLDVTTDGNDLAIAFGSAARLLRTVLQSGILGLGAFLVVREEATAGVMLAATILSARALAPVDLAIANWKSVAAARQAWSRLIAYLPGAEPSAPVPLPRPRESVRVTALSIALPGTDRLALHDVSFALAPGSALGVIGQSGSGKSTLARALVGITPPSRGVIRLDGAALDQWDRDELGRSLGYLAQDVEMFDGTIAQNITRFDPSPDPEALLSAARAAGIHEIVLRLAGGYDTPIGPGIPALSGGQRQRVALARALYGDPFLVVLDEPNSNLDLDGERALAAAVQGVRSRGGIAVVIAHRPSALTAVDRILVLNDGRVQMHGLRDEVLAQLAALTRQTPTRVA; this comes from the coding sequence GTGATCGACGATCGCAGCTTGCGCCGGCGCGGGCGCCACGAATTCTGGGGCGCCGTCCGGGCCGGCCGGGGGGCGCTCGTCACCGCCATCGTGGCGAGCGGCGTCATCAACCTGCTGATGCTGACGGCCCCGCTGTTCATGCTCCAGGTCTACGACCGGGTGCTGCCCAGCCGCAGCATCCCGACGCTGCTCGGGCTCGCCGGCATCGCCGGGATGCTGTTCCTGATCCAGAGCCTGCTCGAAGTATTGCGGGCCCGCATCCTCGCGCGGTTCGGGCGGCTCGTCGACGAGCGTCTGGGGGAGCGCCTGTTTCGCACGCTGGTCGCGCGCAGCGCTGAGCCGCCGCGCACCGACGAGGGGCCGCAGGCACTGCGCGACCTCGACACGGTCCGCGGTTTTCTCGGGAGCATGGCCTTCACGGCCGTCTTCGATCTGCCCTGGGTGCCGCTCTACATCGCGATCTGCTTTCTCTTCCATCCCTGGATCGGGATCACGATCGCGGCCGGTGCCGCGATCCTCGCCGCGCTGACGCTCCTCACGGATTGGGCCAGCGCCGAGCCGACGCACGCTTCGGTGAAGGCCACGGCCGAGCGGCGCGCCTTCACCGACATGGTCCACCGCGCCGCGCCGATGCTGACCGCACTCGGCATGCGCTCGCGCATGGTCGCGCTCTGGCAGGACAGGGCGCGGCGCAATCTCGACGTCACGACCGATGGCAACGATCTCGCGATCGCCTTCGGCAGTGCGGCCCGGCTCCTGCGCACGGTGCTCCAGTCCGGCATCCTCGGTCTCGGCGCCTTCCTCGTGGTCCGCGAGGAGGCGACGGCCGGCGTGATGCTCGCCGCCACCATCCTCTCCGCTCGCGCGCTGGCGCCGGTGGATCTGGCGATCGCGAACTGGAAGTCGGTGGCCGCGGCACGACAAGCCTGGTCGCGACTCATCGCCTACTTGCCGGGCGCGGAGCCATCCGCGCCCGTGCCGCTCCCGAGGCCGCGCGAGAGCGTGCGGGTCACGGCCCTGTCCATCGCTCTCCCGGGAACCGATCGGCTGGCCCTTCACGACGTGAGCTTCGCCCTCGCCCCGGGCAGCGCGCTCGGCGTGATCGGGCAGAGCGGCTCCGGCAAGTCCACGCTCGCCCGGGCCTTGGTCGGGATCACGCCCCCGAGCCGGGGCGTCATCCGCCTCGATGGCGCTGCCCTCGATCAGTGGGACCGGGACGAGCTCGGCCGCAGCCTCGGATACCTCGCGCAGGACGTCGAGATGTTCGATGGGACCATCGCGCAGAACATCACCCGGTTCGATCCCAGTCCCGACCCCGAGGCACTGCTGTCGGCGGCACGGGCCGCCGGAATCCACGAGATCGTGCTGCGCTTGGCCGGCGGCTACGACACGCCGATCGGGCCCGGGATCCCGGCCCTGTCCGGCGGGCAGCGCCAGCGCGTCGCCCTGGCCCGCGCGCTCTACGGCGATCCTTTCCTCGTCGTCCTCGACGAGCCGAATTCCAACCTCGACCTCGACGGGGAGCGGGCGCTGGCGGCCGCGGTGCAGGGCGTGCGCTCCCGCGGCGGCATCGCCGTCGTCATCGCCCATCGGCCGAGCGCGCTGACGGCGGTCGACCGCATCCTCGTCCTCAACGACGGCCGGGTGCAGATGCACGGGCTGCGGGACGAGGTCCTCGCGCAACTCGCCGCACTCACGCGCCAGACCCCGACGAGGGTGGCATGA